The window TCGACCTTCAGGTGTACACGGACCATACCACCGGAGTTGGCCGGCGAGTAGCTTAACAGACTTCCTAGCGGCTTAAAAAGGTGAATATATTCACGGGGAAATCCGTAGTCTCAACAAGCGTAGCAGACCCATGCCTCTCGTCGGAGACAGGGATGGAACGTTATGAATGAACACCCGTTCGAATCGCGTAAGAATAGTAGACTATGAGCACAATTGTAACGGCCATCCCCCTCGTGCAAGGGCTGCTCGGACTCATCATGCTGGCTGCGGGCATTGCGAAGCTAATCGGCATTGACCTGGTGGTAGAGGATTTCGACCGGTACGGCTATCCAGCGTGGTTCCGATTCGTTACTGGTGGCATCGAGGCTTTTGGAGGTCTCGGCTTGCTCGTCGGTCTCGTGTTCGCGCCAATTCTCGCTGTTCTCGGCGGACTGTTAATCGTCGCCACGATGGCCGGGGCCATCCTGACACATCTCTTCCGGGTCGACGATCCGCTCTGGAGATTTGTCGGGCCAGCGATCTATCTCACCGCCGGACTCCTCGTGACGAGATTCCACCTGCTGTCGTTCTAGCCATCGAAGTACGAGCAGCAGTACTTGCCCCGGTTTCGGTAGGGATGGGAGTCGTAGGCACGATTCAAGTGGGATGGTCGCCCTCAATAACTATGCGGGCGTAGATATCGGTGGGTTCGTTATGGCTTCGGATACAAGATACGCGTCCTGTAGTCAGCACAGTCGCTGAAAGCTATTCAAATACTGGCAGAAGCGACGTGCTGACTACAGAGAGTGTATCGATCATCTTGCTTTGGCAGTTTGACTCCAGTGATGGCCACCCCCGAAAGGGGCTCAGACGGGAAACCAGACTCCAAAATCGTTGAATAGAATTCTCAGTAGGTTTGGGCAGAGAGCGAGACCCCCTCTTTAACTTCGGAAGAGGGATCAGACAGGCACCTCTTGTTGTTTGTTCGAGGACTGATCTTGGAACTGGTAGAGTCACAATAGACTTATCCAATGTAGCCCATCACAATGGCATGAGCGATTTAGGGGACATTACAGAAGATGACTATTTATCAGACCCCTATTTCGTCGAAGGAATCGTCGAGACCAATCCGGTCGGAATTGCGGTCGTCGATGCCGACGGGACCGTGTCGTTCGCCAATGAGCGTGCAGAGGAGATCTACGGGCGTTCCCGCCAGGAGATCTCAGACTTCTCTCACGACGACCCACGCTGGGATCTCGTCGACAGGGAGGGCGATCCGCTCGCGGACGGAGAGGCTCCCTTCGACTACGTCGTCGCCGAGGAGAAGGAAATTCACAACCAAGTCCTCGGCCTCCGACGCCCCAGCGGGGAACGCGTCTGGCTGTCGGTGAACGGCGCTCCGCAGTGGAGCGAGGACGGCGAGCTGGCCGGAGCCGTCTTCGCTTTCGAGGACATCACCGAGCAACGGCAGCGCGAGCAGGAGCTTCAGAAGAAAGAGCGGCGCTATCAGGCTGTCTTCGAGGATCCAAACATTCTCGTGGGGTTGCTCGAACCCAACGGAACGGTCATTGACATCAACCAGACGGCGATGGAGTATGTCGACCTGGATCTCGAAGACGTGACCGGCGAGCCGTTCTGGGAGACGCCCTGGTGGGGTAACGATGACGGGATACAGTCAGAGGTGAGGGAGTGGATTGAGCGAGCGGCAAGCGGTGATTACGTCGACTTTGAAGCCGATCTTACCCAGCCAACTGGAGAGAATTACACAGTGAGTGGATATTTCCGGCCCGTCATCGACGATGGCGAGGTTGTCTCGATCATCGTCTCGGACCGCGATATCACAGAGCAGAAGGAGCGCGAGCGTGCTCTCCGCGACGCCAAGGCGCAGCTCGAAGCGGCAACTGAGGCAGCTGCCGTTGGCACCTGGGAGTGGCACGTTCAGGAGGACATGATGGTCATGGGGCCCTCGTTCGCTACGAGGTTCGGAATCGATCCAGACGACGCACGAGAGGGGATATCGCTTGATCGATATGTCTCCGCCATCCACGAAGACGACCGCGAGCGAGTCGAGGCGATGGTCGACGAGGCTCTGGCATCGTGTGGGGAGTACGAGGAGGAGTATCGCGTCTGGAACGACGAGGGAGAACTCCGGTGGGTTGTCGCCCGCGGCCGCGTCGAGTGCGATGAGGACGGAAATCCACTCACATTTCCCGGCGCTGTGACTGACATCACCGAACGCAAGGAGTATCAACACAAACTCGAGGAGTCGAACGAGCGCCTCGAACAGTTCGCATACGCGGCCTCTCACGACCTCCAGGAGCCGCTACGAATGGTCTCGAGCTACCTCCAGCTTCTCGAACATCGGTACGGCGACGAGCTTGACGAGGACGGTCAGGAGTTCATCGAATTCGCCGTCGACGGGGCCGGCCGGATGCGCGAGATGATCGAGGGACTGTTACAGTACTCCCGAGTCGATAGCCGCGGAAACCCTTTCGAACCTGTCGACCTCGACGCCGTGTTCGCGAACGTGCGTCAGGATCTCCAGGTAAAAATCGAGGAAACCGGAGCGGAGATCACCGCCGAGGATCTGCCCCGCGTGTACGGCGACCTCAGCCAGCTCAACCAGCTGTTCCAGAACCTGCTTGACAACGCCATCGAGTACAGCGGCGACGCGCCGCCCCGGATTCACGTCGCCGTCGAACGGGACGGGACCGATTGGGTGATCTCGGTCGAAGACGAAGGCATCGGCATCCCTCGAGAGGATGCAGACCGGGTGTTCCGGGTATTTCAGAGCCTCCAGGGCCACGAGGATGCCGGGACGGGGATCGGGCTGGCGCTGTGCAAACGCATCGTCGAGCGCCACGGCGGCGAAATTTGGATCGACTCCGTACCCGGCGAAGGGGCAACGTTCTCGTTCATACTGCCCGCAGCAGGCGAGGCCGATGAGTGAGCGGGACGGCGATTCGCCCGACGTCCTGCTTGTCGAGGACAACCCCGGCGACGTCCGGCTCATCGAGGAAGCGTTCAAGGAGGGGAACATCGCCACCACCCTCCACGTCGTGGCTGATGGCATCGAGGCGGTGGACTTTCTCTACCAGCGTGGCGACCATGAGGATTCTCCACAGCCGGACGTCATCCTTCTCGACCTCAATCTCCCGCGGAAGAATGGCCAAGAGGTACTCGAAGAGCTACGAAATGACGACGACCTTCAGATCATTCCGGTTATCATCCTGACTAGTTCGAGGGCCGAAGAGGATGTCGTCAAATCTTACAATCTGTATGCGAACGCCTACCTCACGAAGCCGGTGGACCCCGAAAAGTTCATCGAGACCATCCAGCGGTTCAAGATGTTCTGGCTTGAGAGCGTCCGGCTCCCAGTGAGAGAAGATCGGTGATAGCCGGTGACGAACTTGACGTTCTCATTGAGGATGTCCCGGAGACATCCGCTGTCAAGGCAGTTTAACTCTGACATTTGGAACGCGGGAAGCGCTGAATCAGCGCTGTGTAGTCAGCACAGTCACAACGAACTACCCAGTCCCTGTCAGAAAGAGCGTACGAAACCGAGAGGACAATTCAGCAATCAGTCGCCGTTTGAGTCAGTCTTAGTATCGATATAGTTGACAGTGAGAAAACTAAATACGACTAATGATAATGGGTTGCACATGGCCCTCCTGGCAGTAATAAAGAAGGACTTCCACGACTCCATACGGTCGTTTTCTCTCCTCGCTACCACTTTGCTGTTCGTTGCGTTTGCCACCTTTCTCGCTTCGATACAGTGGATTCCCCTCATGTATCAAGATAGCACCGCAAACACGAGCACGTTAGCCCTTTTGAATAGTATGAGACAACCCACAGTGTTCATGGTCCCGCTGATCGGGTTAGTTCTCGCCTACGACACTATCGCGGGTGAAATAGAAAGTGGGACCATCCGAGTCATATTGGGACTCCCCAATTCGCGGGCAGAAGTCGTATTCGGGAAATTCTTCGGTCGCACTGCCGTGATCACCGTTTCGATACTTGTCGGATATTCTGTCGCAGGGGTCATCGCCCTGGCGACATACGAGACGTTCAACATCGTCGTATTCAGTCAATACACGCTCCTTACAGTCTTTTATGGCGCAGTCTACGTCGGCCTTGCGACGGGTTTCTCGGCGGCGATGAAATCGAGAAAAAAGGCGCTCTTTGGCGCGGGAGTGCTATATTCGATATTCCTGCTGGGATGGGACGTTATGCTTCTCGTCCTTCAGTTGGCGATATACGGAAACGACATCCCGGAAACTGGCTTACCGGACTGGTTCAAATTCATCGGAATGCTCAACCCCTCGACTGCCTTCATGAAGGCAACGAAAGCGATCATTCCGGAGTACAGCGAGATCACGTTCTATCCGGAAGGGAGTGCAGTGTACCTCGACGACTGGGTCGGATTCCTAATCCTCGTACTGTGGGGTGCTCTTCCGCTCATACTCGGATATCTTCGATTTGAGGCTGCCGATATCCAATAGCGAGTGAGTTTTCGTCGGCTGGATGTCTCTATTGTCATCCATTGGGCTGAAAGTGCTGTGAGGTTGGTCTCCTGTACTGAATGATTAGTGGATACTCTGTACTGGCCGGTCGTACTGATACCCTGCCGCGAAGCCAGCGCTCAGGTACATCAATATTGGGAGAATGACTCCGGGGTCGTGTCCGAGGTCGCGCAGGCGTTTTATCGTCGCTACGACGCCTGGCCAGACCGCGGCCGGTACGAGGACGGCTGCCAGGACGATCCAACCTTGGCGGTAGAGCCCATAGCAAGCAAGGATCCCCACACCCCGGGCGATTTCCGCGAGGAGAAATTCAGGCCGTCCGATCTCGCAAATGTGAGCCCCTCGTTACGGCCACCATTTTCCGATAACGGGAGATCGACGAAATCGATTGTGTCGACATCAAAGTGGACGACCAGATGATCAACCTGTGAGTCAAATGCTCGGAGTGCTTCCTCGGCTGCTTCTTCTGGTCCAGCACCCACCTCGTCTACAGGAATTCCCGCAAGCTCGTGACGCTTCATTACGTCTCGCTCCCAGCTTGTCCGGTTCTCTGGCCCATAGCTGAAGAAGAACACATCGTTGTGTTCAAGGAGCGGGAACCGAGGACCGGCGTGACAGAGCGTTTCAACCGTTTAATCTTCCGCCAATCGCGTGCGCGACGCCCATCCAATCGAGCGCCCCTGCATCGGTGCTCTGCGGGGTATTCAAATCGGGATGCAAATCGAAGTACAGCAACCCAACACGTCCACCCAATGGGATGGTGCCAGCCACCGTTCCTAACCCAACAGTACAGTCCCCACCGATTACTAGTGGGATTTCACCAGCCGAGAGTGCGGTTTCAACGCGGGCAGCGGTTTCTTCGACGGTCTTGACGACCAAATCGCTATTTTGTGAACGGCGATTCTGTGGGTCAGGTCGCCATCGAATACGTTCACTGTCCCCGTGATCTGAAACCGTGATACCCGCCTGCTCAATTGCTTCAACGAGTCCAACTTCTCGAAGCACCGTGGGTGTCTTTTCTTGGCCCGGAGCAAAGGCACCCGCACTTGATGGCACTCCAATCAAAGCGATTCGCTTAATCACTGGTATCACCGCTCGTAGGGGATCGCATGGAGCGAATCGCCTCTCCTCGAAGAGAGCATGTCGAAGGTATCTTGCACAATTTGCTATCGGATTCGGAAGTTGTCGTCATTATTTTTGAAGGGGTCGGGGAGGGTGCCTTTGACTGGGGAGCAGCTCAAAGCGAGCCGTGTAGGAAGAATGGGTGTATTTCAGCATGTGAATACTGCCTCATATTCCTTGTCGATTTATGTCATCCTATTCAATCGTTCACAGATATCGGTTCAAGGGAATGCCGTTCGGTCCAGACGCCGAGATACCAGAAGACGGGTGCGAGTTCTTTCGCCTTTTCCGTGGCGTCGTACTCAACGCGCGGCGGGATTTCGTTGTACGCAGTCCGTGTCAACAACCCAACCCCAGTGAGTTCTCCGAGCCGATTCGAGAGCGTGTTTGGCGCGATATTAACGGCTTCTTCTAAGTCACTGAATCGCAATGGCTTGCCACTGGTGGCAAATTGATGGAGGATCACGATGGTGTGTTTCTTCCCCAGCAGGTTGAGGAGCGAAGACATCGTTTTATTGTCTTCCTTTGCTTGTTCAGATCCGGGCGGCCGCGCTGTTTCATTCGAGAGAATCGTCTCAATGAATTCTTCAGCGTGCGATGGTTCGACCATAACGTAACTATGTCTTCTGAAGTCATATAACTTGTTTCTTCAAAGTTTGTAAGTGGCTACGTGTTGTGTGAGTTGTTCCATAACTTCTAACTTGATAGTATATTACTACAGCAGCTGTACTGTTGAACATGGTATCCACGACCGCCATGAACAAAGCGAAATCGAGCAGCTCCGTCGGCACGTTCCAACTCGCAAAATTCGGCCTCTTAGCATTGCTCGTCGCAAGCATCGTTAATATACTCGTTCTGTACCTCGGGCTAGCCAACGTCGAATTCCCATCCGAATTCGTGGGCGGGCCATTCGGACCACTCGCAGTGGGGCCAGTCATCATTAATTCCGCCGTTGCTGCCATCGGGGCGACCCTCGTGTACGGAGTGGTCAACCGATATTCAGCCCGACCGAACCGGACGTTCACCATCATCGCGGGGGTTTTCCTGGTGCTCTCCTTTGCGATGTTCCTCACACCAAACCTGTCCGGCGCGCCACTGAATGTCTTCGCCATCCTCACGGTGATGCACGTGACCACCGCAGTCACCATCATCGGTGTCTTGACCAGGGCCACGAACCCGGAGGTCGAGTCCCGATGAGCTCTCTCGGACGAGCCAGTCGATCATCGGGGGATGCACAGCCGCACGTCGTGGCAGTATGCGGAAGCCGACGTGAAGGAAGTCACACCCGACGAGCGCTCCAGGAAGCGCTGGCCAGCGTCGAAGCAGCTGGCGGCACAACCGAGTTGCTCGACCTGGCGGAACTGGACCTCCCGCCGCTCAATACAGATGTCAAGGAGGCAGGAGACGGCGACGTGGTGAGACGGATGATCCGTGAGGCTGATGCGGTCATCCTCGGAACGCCCATGTATCATGGGTCGTACTCGGGCGTGTTGAAGAACGCGCTCGATTACTGCGGCTTCACCGAGTTCGAAGACACGACCGTCGGGCTCCTCGTTGTCTCGGGTGGGCCGTTCCCCACGCCGGCGCTCACGCACCTCCGCGATGTCTGCCGATCACTGAACGCCTGGGCCCTTCCATATCAGGCGGCGGTCCCGCAGGCAGGCACCGCGTTTGATGAGGACGGATTCACGGACGAGGGCCTCCGAGAGCGCGTTCGGACGCTCGGCGTGCGTGCTGTCGAGTACGCTGCAATCGAACCGAGAGAAGTTCGAGCGGCCCAGCTTCGAGAGGTGAATTGAGTAATATGACGTTATTAATCGGTACGCAGGATGGCGTCTACCGTTCTGTGAGTGGTAGGCTCGACGACGTCGAACGGGTGCTTGACTCGGGAGTGACGCTCGGCGTCCATACGTTTGAGGAGCACGGCTCGTTCGCCGCGTCGAAAACCGGTCTGTACTGCTCGGAAGATCAGGGAAAGACATGGGACCGGCTTGGAGTACCTCGGACCGAGGTGTACGCCGTTGCGGTCAGTCCCGACGGCAGTCGATTGTACGCGGGCACACACCCGGCTCACCTGTACGTCTCGACGGACAAAGGGAGAACGTGGACGGAGCTGGAGGGGTTCCAAGAGCTTCCCTCCCGTGACCACTGGCATACCCCTCGTCATAGGGGTAAGTCGCACGTCCGAAGTCTTGGCGTCCACGCGGATGCACCGAATCGGATCGTGGCAGGCGTCGAAGTTGGCGGCGTCCACGTCAGCGACGACGGTGGTGAGACGTGGACCGAACGACGAGGCGGGCTTGAGACAGAACGAAAGGACGATCTCCAATACGACGTTCACCATGTGCACGTTGTCACGGCCAACGAATACGTCGTCTCGTGCGGCGGTGGGCTCTTTCGAACCACTGACGCTGGCCATTCGTGGACGCGCCTCGACATGGAGTTACCTGGCCCGTACTTCCAAGAAGCGTTTTCCCATCGTGGGACGCTGTATGCCGCCGCACAAACGCTTCCACCGACTCTTCCGATGGGCAGCAGGTATAACAAACGGAGCGTGAATGCGTCACTGTTCGAATCCACGGACGGGGGAGAGACGTTCGAGAGAAAACAGTATCCCGGTGCGCCGAACGAATTCGTTTACGCCTGGACGGTAACCGACAGGCATGTACTCGCTGGAACGACAGAAGGACAGGTGATGATCCGTGAGAATGATACCTGGATCACGCTCGGACGCGTTCCGGATTGGATTCGATCACTATCGCACGGGTACACTGATCCATGAATCATCTACACAATCGAGATGAATTTAAAAAATTGAAAGGGTATAATGTATACAAATGAGGACGACTCATGACAAAAACAAAAAATTCTACGTGGCTCAATGCGCTTATCGGCGCGATCGCCACTGTCGTCTTATCGGTCACTATTGTCTCACCAATCCTCGGTGGGGCACTCGCGGGATACGTAAACGACCACGGGTCAGGTGACCCGTGGAACTCTCGCTGTTATCTTTAGAACAGGGTGACGGTGTCCGTGTGGGTGCGATTGCTGGCATTATTGCCGCATTGCCAGTACTCCTAATCGCTATAGCCATCCTAGGGCTCATTCCTGCAGCTGATGGTTTCTCTGGGATTTGATGGCCTGCTGCATTGCGTGAATTGCAACATCTATCGACATGTTCTCGTCAAATTCTTCATCGGTCAGGATTTGGTACGGTAAATTGTTGTTCATGAGTTCAATAATCGTGGTTATTGACGTGATTCGCTATATGTCATCGGGTGCGACTTCTACCCGCCACACCTTCGGAAGCGCCGTGTCTATACGATGCCAGGTCTCACCAGAGCTGGTACTCAAGTACACAGAGCTCTCCTTCTCGTTCGCGTCGCCAACATAGATGAGAGTGGTAGGGTCTTCAGGATGGAGACGGAGGTTGTCTGCAGGCTTCGCAGTGGGTAAGCCCTCGCCAATCGCATGCCACGAGTCTCCACTATCTTCGCTTTTGTACAGTGGACTGCCTTCCTGATCCGCATAGGCATACGCGTACCTCGGAGCATCGGCATCGAAGATAATCGAATGCAGGTACTTCCCACGAAGGGCTGGCGTTGATGCCCAACTCTCACCAGCGTCATGACTATGGAAAAGCCCACTTCCCGTTGCAGCCAGAACGCGATCTGGACCGGCTGGATCGACTGCAATGCGGTGGAGATCGTGACCGACGAGCGCATCGTGCCAAGTCTCGCCCCCATCGTGCGTGTAGATCAGCGCACCATGCTCCACGCCCGCGAAGATTCGCTCCGGACGTGCCGGATGGATAGCGAACCCGTGGATATGGCCCTCATAGAACGGTTCGTGGAAAAACGTCCACTTCGAACGGCTCGGTAACTCTTCGAT of the Haloprofundus salilacus genome contains:
- a CDS encoding DoxX family protein; translation: MSTIVTAIPLVQGLLGLIMLAAGIAKLIGIDLVVEDFDRYGYPAWFRFVTGGIEAFGGLGLLVGLVFAPILAVLGGLLIVATMAGAILTHLFRVDDPLWRFVGPAIYLTAGLLVTRFHLLSF
- a CDS encoding sensor histidine kinase, producing MGLLEPNGTVIDINQTAMEYVDLDLEDVTGEPFWETPWWGNDDGIQSEVREWIERAASGDYVDFEADLTQPTGENYTVSGYFRPVIDDGEVVSIIVSDRDITEQKERERALRDAKAQLEAATEAAAVGTWEWHVQEDMMVMGPSFATRFGIDPDDAREGISLDRYVSAIHEDDRERVEAMVDEALASCGEYEEEYRVWNDEGELRWVVARGRVECDEDGNPLTFPGAVTDITERKEYQHKLEESNERLEQFAYAASHDLQEPLRMVSSYLQLLEHRYGDELDEDGQEFIEFAVDGAGRMREMIEGLLQYSRVDSRGNPFEPVDLDAVFANVRQDLQVKIEETGAEITAEDLPRVYGDLSQLNQLFQNLLDNAIEYSGDAPPRIHVAVERDGTDWVISVEDEGIGIPREDADRVFRVFQSLQGHEDAGTGIGLALCKRIVERHGGEIWIDSVPGEGATFSFILPAAGEADE
- a CDS encoding response regulator, with translation MSERDGDSPDVLLVEDNPGDVRLIEEAFKEGNIATTLHVVADGIEAVDFLYQRGDHEDSPQPDVILLDLNLPRKNGQEVLEELRNDDDLQIIPVIILTSSRAEEDVVKSYNLYANAYLTKPVDPEKFIETIQRFKMFWLESVRLPVREDR
- a CDS encoding ABC transporter permease subunit → MALLAVIKKDFHDSIRSFSLLATTLLFVAFATFLASIQWIPLMYQDSTANTSTLALLNSMRQPTVFMVPLIGLVLAYDTIAGEIESGTIRVILGLPNSRAEVVFGKFFGRTAVITVSILVGYSVAGVIALATYETFNIVVFSQYTLLTVFYGAVYVGLATGFSAAMKSRKKALFGAGVLYSIFLLGWDVMLLVLQLAIYGNDIPETGLPDWFKFIGMLNPSTAFMKATKAIIPEYSEITFYPEGSAVYLDDWVGFLILVLWGALPLILGYLRFEAADIQ
- a CDS encoding arginase family protein, translating into MIKRIALIGVPSSAGAFAPGQEKTPTVLREVGLVEAIEQAGITVSDHGDSERIRWRPDPQNRRSQNSDLVVKTVEETAARVETALSAGEIPLVIGGDCTVGLGTVAGTIPLGGRVGLLYFDLHPDLNTPQSTDAGALDWMGVAHAIGGRLNG
- a CDS encoding winged helix-turn-helix transcriptional regulator, whose amino-acid sequence is MVEPSHAEEFIETILSNETARPPGSEQAKEDNKTMSSLLNLLGKKHTIVILHQFATSGKPLRFSDLEEAVNIAPNTLSNRLGELTGVGLLTRTAYNEIPPRVEYDATEKAKELAPVFWYLGVWTERHSLEPISVND
- a CDS encoding DUF6069 family protein; this translates as MVSTTAMNKAKSSSSVGTFQLAKFGLLALLVASIVNILVLYLGLANVEFPSEFVGGPFGPLAVGPVIINSAVAAIGATLVYGVVNRYSARPNRTFTIIAGVFLVLSFAMFLTPNLSGAPLNVFAILTVMHVTTAVTIIGVLTRATNPEVESR
- a CDS encoding NADPH-dependent FMN reductase, with the protein product MSSLGRASRSSGDAQPHVVAVCGSRREGSHTRRALQEALASVEAAGGTTELLDLAELDLPPLNTDVKEAGDGDVVRRMIREADAVILGTPMYHGSYSGVLKNALDYCGFTEFEDTTVGLLVVSGGPFPTPALTHLRDVCRSLNAWALPYQAAVPQAGTAFDEDGFTDEGLRERVRTLGVRAVEYAAIEPREVRAAQLREVN
- a CDS encoding WD40/YVTN/BNR-like repeat-containing protein, with amino-acid sequence MTLLIGTQDGVYRSVSGRLDDVERVLDSGVTLGVHTFEEHGSFAASKTGLYCSEDQGKTWDRLGVPRTEVYAVAVSPDGSRLYAGTHPAHLYVSTDKGRTWTELEGFQELPSRDHWHTPRHRGKSHVRSLGVHADAPNRIVAGVEVGGVHVSDDGGETWTERRGGLETERKDDLQYDVHHVHVVTANEYVVSCGGGLFRTTDAGHSWTRLDMELPGPYFQEAFSHRGTLYAAAQTLPPTLPMGSRYNKRSVNASLFESTDGGETFERKQYPGAPNEFVYAWTVTDRHVLAGTTEGQVMIRENDTWITLGRVPDWIRSLSHGYTDP
- a CDS encoding DUF5518 domain-containing protein — its product is MTKTKNSTWLNALIGAIATVVLSVTIVSPILGGALAGYVNDHGSGDPWNSRCYL
- a CDS encoding VPS10 domain-containing protein, with translation MESLEFDSCILYLGTRDGFRVARLTPSGLEIIARGVRDNAVRGIAVDPSNPAAAYVGCGLRGWGLYRTTDAGRTIEDLGFEDRWVWDVAQHPSNPETVYVGTEPPMVYVSVDDGDTFDEITSIEELPSRSKWTFFHEPFYEGHIHGFAIHPARPERIFAGVEHGALIYTHDGGETWHDALVGHDLHRIAVDPAGPDRVLAATGSGLFHSHDAGESWASTPALRGKYLHSIIFDADAPRYAYAYADQEGSPLYKSEDSGDSWHAIGEGLPTAKPADNLRLHPEDPTTLIYVGDANEKESSVYLSTSSGETWHRIDTALPKVWRVEVAPDDI